The DNA window AATAGTGTGTGACGAGAACAGTTACTTTGCTGAGTTGGTTCGATATATACACCTTAATCCCCTTCGTGCAAACCTGGTCAAAACCCTGTCGGAACTTGACAGATACCGTTACTGTGGACACAGTGTGTTGATGGGTAGAGTAAAGAATAAATGGCAGGACCGTGATTATGTATTAAACCGGTTTGGCAATAAGGAGGGAGAGGCAAGAAAGGCCTACCGGGTATTTCTTAAAGGTGGAATAGCAAAAGGGAATCAACCGGAGTTGGTTGGAGGCGGATTAATCCGCTCACTTGGTGGATGGTCGGAAGTGAAATCCTTGAGAAGACAAGGAGAGGGGAGACTGACTGATGAGCGGATATTAGGGAGCGGGGATTTTGTAATGAAGGTTCTGCAGGAGGCAGAGGATAAGTTAAAGAAGCAGTTTTCAGCAGATGAACGAAGAAAGAAAATGAAAGAAGTTATACAGAAGATATGCAAAAAAGAAGGGGTAAATATTCAGGAATTGGAGTCTGGCAGCCGGAGGAGCAGGGTGTCTGAGGTAAGGTCGCAGATAGTTTGCAGGTTGATTGAGACTTATGGGATTCCATTGGCGGAGGTTGCTCGCCAGGTAGGAGTTTCCACCTCTGCAGTATGT is part of the Nitrospirota bacterium genome and encodes:
- a CDS encoding transposase, coding for MPRQARLDAPGTLHHIIIRGIEQRKIVDDRKDRENFVERVGRAALETRTSIYAWALMPNHAHFLLRSGQVGISTFMRRFLTGYAITYNQRHRRHGHLFQNRYKSIVCDENSYFAELVRYIHLNPLRANLVKTLSELDRYRYCGHSVLMGRVKNKWQDRDYVLNRFGNKEGEARKAYRVFLKGGIAKGNQPELVGGGLIRSLGGWSEVKSLRRQGEGRLTDERILGSGDFVMKVLQEAEDKLKKQFSADERRKKMKEVIQKICKKEGVNIQELESGSRRSRVSEVRSQIVCRLIETYGIPLAEVARQVGVSTSAVCKIITRKSS